In a genomic window of Hyphomonas sp.:
- a CDS encoding TonB-dependent receptor: protein MTHPSRKLFMLGAATAVLAQAASADILKGTVTDASGDAALEGAIVTIEELGRTAAADRFGAYRFANVPAGDYTLTVSYVGADTVTDTVNVSGETDFSIRLGRDVRYLDNILVVGSAAAQAGAINQQRASNALISVIDSDGLGNFPDTTVADSLARVAGLSIENDQGEGRYVSIRGINTDLISATINGVRTPSPEDRRGVLLDGVPSDLLDGIEVQKSLTPDVDADTIGGVINLKTISAFDRDGQFIRAKVEGSYNEITEDLSPKATLTYSNVFGEKLGIAASVNYQSLGIEAHNNEIGEWGFDDDLNAYVPNDDYEMRWYDLTRERLGLVFNVDYRMTENTELYLRTLFNQYKDDEVRNKFEFRDLAEEGVAIDGNSFAFNFAEVDAEVRQREEERKIQTYALGGQTIAGAWTVDYEVSYAYAEEDDSNNHDVAFRSDDMDGDAIIVWDNSDPKKPRLSGTGVDFLYDPSNYEMDAFEQEFTINEDTEWAYKLDLTNESSIGSTPVTWKMGVKVRDREKVRDQNLMIWERDDVLLTDYITANSQISGWRMNNPMYQWPSAGLTRALRGTFTADELDEDGTNFDSLSGDYTIEETILAGYGMGTFQFDDLTLVAGVRVEATDVSATGNIFFEEDDPANVTKRKYDDDYTNVLPSVNLKYAFSDNLIGRAAYYASIVRPAFGEMRPTIALNDDRDEAEMGNPALDPYEADNFDLSIEYYPTKLSVLSAGVFYKEISNPIFGANYDIGDVPGSVDTSLLPDTVEEVFTYVNGDSATVKGIELNYVQQLDFLGGFWEGFLVSANVTIADSEASVPDEDDPLTTRDVPLLKQNDLIWNASIGYDRGPWDLRVSANFRDDYLDELFGTNLDRYTSDHLSVEASAKYDVNDNLQVFVEGKNLTDEPEYYYFGSENRLSQYDEYGARYVIGARLTY from the coding sequence ATGACCCACCCGTCCCGCAAACTCTTCATGCTGGGGGCCGCCACCGCGGTGCTCGCACAGGCCGCCAGCGCCGACATCCTGAAAGGCACCGTCACCGATGCCTCCGGCGATGCGGCCCTGGAAGGCGCCATTGTCACCATCGAGGAACTCGGCCGCACGGCCGCTGCCGACCGGTTCGGCGCCTATCGGTTCGCCAATGTTCCGGCGGGTGACTATACGCTGACTGTCTCCTATGTCGGCGCGGACACGGTCACCGATACGGTCAACGTGTCGGGCGAAACCGATTTCAGCATCCGTCTCGGCCGCGATGTCCGGTATCTCGACAACATCCTCGTGGTCGGCTCTGCCGCCGCCCAGGCGGGCGCCATCAACCAGCAGCGCGCCTCCAACGCCCTGATCTCGGTCATCGATTCAGACGGCCTCGGCAACTTCCCCGACACGACCGTGGCGGACTCGCTGGCCCGCGTGGCCGGTCTCTCCATCGAGAACGACCAGGGCGAAGGCCGCTATGTCTCGATCCGCGGCATTAACACAGACCTGATCTCGGCCACGATCAACGGCGTACGCACCCCGTCCCCGGAAGACCGCCGCGGCGTCCTTCTGGACGGAGTGCCGTCAGACCTTCTGGACGGTATCGAGGTTCAGAAATCCCTCACCCCGGACGTGGATGCCGACACGATTGGCGGCGTCATCAACCTGAAGACCATTTCCGCATTCGACCGCGATGGCCAGTTCATCCGCGCCAAGGTCGAAGGCTCCTACAATGAGATCACCGAAGACCTCTCCCCGAAAGCCACGCTGACCTATTCCAACGTGTTCGGCGAAAAGCTCGGCATCGCCGCTTCGGTCAACTATCAGAGCCTCGGCATCGAAGCCCACAATAACGAGATCGGCGAATGGGGCTTCGATGACGACCTCAACGCCTATGTCCCCAACGATGATTATGAAATGCGCTGGTACGACCTGACCCGCGAGCGTCTCGGCCTCGTCTTCAATGTCGACTACCGCATGACCGAGAACACGGAACTCTATCTGCGCACCCTGTTCAACCAGTACAAGGATGACGAGGTCCGCAACAAGTTCGAGTTCCGCGACCTTGCCGAAGAAGGCGTCGCCATTGACGGCAACTCCTTCGCCTTCAACTTTGCCGAAGTCGACGCGGAAGTCCGCCAGCGCGAGGAAGAACGCAAGATCCAGACCTACGCACTGGGCGGCCAGACCATCGCCGGTGCCTGGACGGTGGATTACGAAGTCTCCTACGCCTATGCCGAAGAAGACGATTCCAACAATCACGACGTCGCCTTCCGCTCCGATGACATGGATGGGGACGCGATCATTGTCTGGGATAATTCCGATCCGAAAAAGCCCCGCCTCAGCGGAACCGGCGTCGATTTCCTCTATGATCCGTCCAACTATGAAATGGATGCGTTCGAGCAGGAATTCACGATCAACGAAGACACCGAATGGGCCTACAAGCTCGATCTCACCAATGAGTCTTCCATCGGCAGCACGCCGGTCACCTGGAAGATGGGCGTCAAGGTTCGTGACCGCGAAAAGGTGCGTGACCAGAACCTGATGATCTGGGAACGCGATGATGTCCTGTTGACGGACTACATCACCGCCAACAGCCAGATTTCCGGCTGGCGCATGAACAATCCGATGTACCAGTGGCCGAGCGCCGGCCTGACCCGTGCCCTGCGCGGCACGTTTACGGCGGACGAGCTGGACGAGGACGGCACGAATTTCGACAGCCTCTCGGGTGACTACACGATCGAGGAAACCATCCTGGCCGGGTACGGCATGGGGACGTTCCAGTTCGACGATCTCACCCTCGTCGCCGGTGTCCGCGTCGAGGCCACCGATGTCTCGGCAACCGGCAACATCTTCTTCGAGGAAGACGACCCGGCCAATGTCACGAAGCGCAAATACGACGACGACTACACAAACGTCCTGCCCAGCGTGAACCTGAAATACGCCTTCTCCGACAATCTGATCGGGCGGGCCGCCTACTATGCCTCGATCGTGCGGCCGGCCTTTGGCGAAATGCGTCCGACCATCGCCCTGAACGATGACCGTGACGAAGCCGAGATGGGCAATCCGGCCCTTGATCCATATGAAGCCGACAATTTCGACCTCTCGATCGAATACTATCCGACCAAGCTGTCCGTCCTGTCGGCCGGCGTGTTCTACAAGGAAATCTCCAATCCGATCTTCGGCGCCAATTACGACATCGGCGATGTGCCGGGATCGGTCGACACCTCGCTGCTGCCGGACACGGTGGAAGAGGTCTTCACCTATGTGAACGGCGACAGCGCGACGGTGAAGGGTATCGAACTGAACTATGTCCAGCAGCTCGATTTCCTCGGCGGTTTCTGGGAAGGCTTCCTGGTTTCCGCAAACGTCACCATCGCCGACTCCGAAGCCTCCGTGCCGGACGAGGACGATCCGCTGACCACGCGCGATGTGCCGCTGCTCAAGCAGAACGACCTGATCTGGAACGCTTCCATCGGCTATGATCGGGGCCCCTGGGATCTGCGCGTCTCGGCCAATTTCCGGGACGACTATCTGGATGAACTCTTCGGCACGAATCTCGACCGCTACACCAGCGATCACCTCAGCGTCGAAGCGTCCGCCAAGTATGACGTGAACGACAATCTCCAGGTCTTCGTCGAAGGCAAGAACCTCACTGACGAGCCGGAATACTACTATTTCGGGTCCGAAAACCGCCTCTCGCAATATGACGAGTACGGTGCACGCTACGTGATCGGCGCCCGCCTGACCTACTAG